The genomic window TGGTCCACACCGGCATTGACCCGCGCTACCAGCGGCGCGACGCGTCGATCGCCCCGCTGGTGGACACGGTGAACGCCCTCTACCGCCGGCGGCCCGGCAACTACCTGGTGTTCTTTCCCTCGTACGCGTACCTCGATCGGGTGTACGAGGCGTTCACTGCCGCCCACCCGGACATCCCCACCCGAGCCCAGACGCCGGGTTCGGACGCGACGGCCCGCGCCGACTTCCTGGCCGACTTTTCCGATACCTCCGCGACGCTCGGTTTCGCCATCCTCGGCGGCGTGTTCGGTGAGGGCGTCGATCTGATCGGCGGGCGACTGATCGGCGCGGTGCTGGTGAGCACCGGCTTGCCGCCACCGACCACCGAGCGCAAGTGCGTCGAAGCCCACCTCGAGGCGCAAGGTCAGCCAGGCCGGGACGTCGCGTTCACCCTGCCCGCGATGACCCGGGTCGCTCAAACAGCCGGCCGCGTGATCCGCAGCGAGTCCGATCGGGGCGTGCTGCTGCTGATTGATCCCCGGTTCCAGCAGGCCGCCTGGCAGCGGTTGATGCCGGCCCACTGGCAACCGCAGCGGGTTCGCTCCCTCGGCGAACTGGACAGCGCACTCGACGCCTTCTGGTCACCACCGGGCGTGTAGTGTGGGGCCGCCCGGGCAGGGCCGCCCGGGCAGGGACGCCGAGGCGCGGCGGCACCGGCTAGGCGCGGCCCGGTTCGGCACAGAACACCCGCGCGTCCTCCACCACCGCCCGCCAGTGCGCGCGGGCCTCGGCGTGGACCGTGTCGTTGATGAACGCACGGTACACCGCAAGCGAGGGGAAGCGCCGCACCTGGCACAGATCCCAGCGTTCCAGATCGGGGCCGATCACCGAGAGGTGGGGTCGACCCTGCCAGACCAGCTCAACCCCGAGCCGGTGCGCGAGCGCGAACACCGCTTCGGTGTAGCGGGCAAACGCGGTCAATGGGGCGAGCGTTTCGCCGCCCGGGTAGACCGCCGTCGCGCGGAAGCGCAGCAACTCGAGCTGATCGAAGCTGACCTCCTCCGGGAGTGTCCGGAGCGCGTCGAACTGCGCGCGGCTGGGGTGGGTGTACTCTCGCATGCTCTCGCGCACCCGCCCGCACGGGCCAGTGCCCGCGGGTGCCACTCCGTCTCGTGTCAATCAGTTTGTAAGTGTAGAAACACAATCTCAGTTTGTTAGCCTGCGAAATACCTGGGGCTGTGTTGCGCACATTGACGCACACCGCCGCGCGCTGGAACACTCCGGTTCCCGACACTGCCCGCTGACCGCCATGCCCCGTCTCGCCCACGGTTTCGACCTCGACCGGCTCGACCGCATCACACCCCACATGCAGGCCTACGTGACGCGTGACCGGATCGCCGGCTGGTCCTGCGACGTGCAGCGCGACGGTGCGTCCGTGTGGCAGGCCTGTGGCGGCTTGCGTGACCGCGAAGCCGGGCTCGCGGTCGAGCCGGACACCGTCTTCCGCATCTACTCGATGACCAAGCCCGTGACCAGCGTCGCGGCGATGATGCTCGTCGAAGCCGGGCAGCTTGCGCTGACCGACCCGGTGGCCGGGTTCATCCCGGCCTTTGCTGATCAACAGGTCTACCGCTCCGGGTCGCGCCACGCACCCGCGCTCGAGCCGGTCAGCCAGCCGATGCAGATCATCCACCTGCTGACCCACACATCCGGTCTGACCTACGATTTTCTGCACGCCCACCCCGTGGACGCGATGTACCGCGATGCCGGCTTCACCTGGGGCCACCACCCGGACGCCGACCTCGCCGAGGCCTGCGAGATCTGGGCGCGCACGCCGCTGCTGTTTCAGCCGGGCGCCGAGTGGAACTACTCGGTGGCGACCGACGTCCTCGGCCGGGTCGTGGAGCTGGTCTCGGGCGAGACCCTCGACCGGTTTTTCGAGACGCGGATCTTCAAACCGCTCGGCATGCAAGACACCGGTTTCCACCCGACCGACACGCAGTTGCCGCGGCTCGCCGCGCTCTACCAGCCCAACGCCGACCGCACCGCCGAGCGCGCCACCTGGGCCGATGCACGGGCCCACGAAACGCCGCGTCTGTTGAGTGGCGGAGGTGGACTCTACGGCACCCTCGGCGACTACCAGCGCTTCTGC from Pseudomonadota bacterium includes these protein-coding regions:
- a CDS encoding serine hydrolase domain-containing protein encodes the protein MPRLAHGFDLDRLDRITPHMQAYVTRDRIAGWSCDVQRDGASVWQACGGLRDREAGLAVEPDTVFRIYSMTKPVTSVAAMMLVEAGQLALTDPVAGFIPAFADQQVYRSGSRHAPALEPVSQPMQIIHLLTHTSGLTYDFLHAHPVDAMYRDAGFTWGHHPDADLAEACEIWARTPLLFQPGAEWNYSVATDVLGRVVELVSGETLDRFFETRIFKPLGMQDTGFHPTDTQLPRLAALYQPNADRTAERATWADARAHETPRLLSGGGGLYGTLGDYQRFCQMLLNGGELDGARLLGSRTVARMLQNHLPGQRELTAVGRPLFSETAFTGMGFGLGFSIVVNPADTPNLCSAGEAAWGGAASTAFWVDPRGRLSVVYMTQLMPSSTWPLRSELRNLVYGALVD